The Clostridioides sp. ES-S-0010-02 genome window below encodes:
- a CDS encoding chemotaxis protein CheW: protein MSTNDIIKQVLTFYVNDVIYGIELENVIETIRFQPITYVPRLPNYINGVINLRGRIIPVIDMHIRYNLPEVDYNERTCIIIIKIDEYQVGIIVDKVVDVVLIDDLNLLETTISNNININKVIKEIVKVGDKSILILDIRKFLIDSM from the coding sequence ATGTCTACAAATGATATTATAAAACAAGTATTAACATTTTATGTTAATGATGTTATTTATGGAATAGAATTAGAAAATGTAATTGAGACTATAAGGTTTCAACCAATAACATATGTACCACGTCTTCCAAATTATATAAATGGAGTTATTAATTTGAGAGGAAGAATTATACCAGTTATTGATATGCATATTAGATACAATCTTCCTGAAGTTGATTATAATGAGAGAACATGCATAATAATTATAAAAATTGATGAGTATCAAGTTGGAATTATTGTAGATAAAGTTGTTGATGTCGTTCTTATAGATGACTTAAACTTACTAGAGACAACTATTTCTAACAACATAAATATAAATAAAGTTATAAAAGAGATTGTAAAAGTTGGAGATAAGTCTATACTAATTTTAGATATTCGAAAGTTTCTAATTGACAGCATGTAA